Proteins from a single region of Abyssalbus ytuae:
- a CDS encoding TonB-dependent receptor: MKRILFLTVFLASLCLNAQTLTQTVKGKILDITTGAPLMGATVTLLNASPAQGTATDENGIFKLENVPIGRQSFLVNYLGYKERIISEILVGSAKEVNLTIQLEESLQQLNEVIVTAPTDNTRPLNKLATVSARSFSVEETKRFPVSVSDPGRMALSFPGVTNSDDGTNEIIIRGNSANQLLWKIEGIEVPEPNHFSDDGLYPGAVSLISTNMLAKSDFFTGAFPAEYGNATSGVFDIRLRNGNNEKKEFAFQFGVLGTDLAIEGPFSKNYNGSFLVNYRYSTLALLDKIIDISDGDGVPVFQDLSLKLHFPLSSKTSLSYWGIGGINESNDYDAEVEEENIIVDDEFSSKTYMTGLNFKHFFNSNNILDAVISYSGNDGEYYYEERSQSSNLIQETDNIESENTAFRFNVNYTNKLNARSTLKTGAVVSILNYDVYNDKTINDNQTVQANENGSGNMYQFYSQFQYKLNEKLSATFGFHTTHFSVNDDFVIEPRVGAEYKINNKHTLSAGFGMHSRRMPLIQYFVTIENDQGNIITPNKDLKLMRSAHYVLGYDWRIIKNGHIKLEAYYQHLKNVAVDANPSYTGSFVNGLFIDRELTDTSTGKNYGIELTFEKFFSRQYYYLITTSLFDAKYKAVNGKWYDSRYNFNYTINAVGGKEFSIGKTNNNLLGVNAKILLNGGKRTTPFDIEQTNLTGEDMYIEDQRNKLELDEYYRVDTSIYYRINRPKVSHIISLDIQNVLNRENEYELYYNRDTQTVGKYHQLGMLPLLNYRIEF; encoded by the coding sequence GAAAATGTTCCCATTGGCAGGCAATCTTTTCTGGTCAATTATTTAGGATATAAAGAAAGAATTATTTCAGAAATACTTGTAGGCTCAGCCAAAGAAGTAAACTTAACCATACAACTGGAAGAGTCACTACAGCAACTTAATGAAGTAATAGTAACAGCTCCCACCGACAATACCAGGCCTTTAAACAAGCTGGCCACTGTTAGTGCACGTTCTTTTAGTGTGGAAGAAACCAAAAGATTTCCTGTGAGTGTGAGCGACCCGGGACGAATGGCATTATCCTTTCCCGGGGTTACAAACTCTGACGACGGTACCAACGAAATAATAATAAGGGGAAACAGTGCCAATCAGCTTTTATGGAAAATAGAAGGTATAGAAGTGCCCGAACCCAATCACTTTTCAGATGATGGCTTATATCCCGGTGCGGTCAGCCTTATTAGTACCAATATGCTGGCAAAATCCGATTTTTTTACAGGAGCTTTCCCTGCAGAATATGGCAATGCAACATCCGGGGTTTTTGATATACGCCTTAGAAACGGTAACAATGAAAAAAAAGAATTCGCATTTCAGTTTGGGGTCCTGGGTACCGATCTGGCTATAGAAGGCCCTTTCAGTAAAAACTATAACGGGTCCTTTTTGGTGAATTACCGCTACTCTACCCTGGCACTCTTAGATAAAATTATTGATATAAGTGATGGTGACGGGGTTCCTGTTTTTCAGGATCTTTCCTTAAAACTGCATTTTCCGTTAAGTTCAAAAACCAGCCTGTCGTACTGGGGAATTGGCGGTATAAACGAAAGTAATGACTATGATGCTGAAGTAGAGGAAGAAAACATTATTGTAGATGATGAATTCAGTTCAAAAACATACATGACCGGACTCAATTTTAAACACTTTTTTAACAGCAATAACATACTGGATGCTGTTATATCCTATTCCGGCAATGATGGTGAATATTATTATGAAGAAAGATCACAAAGTTCAAACCTAATACAGGAAACAGACAATATCGAATCTGAAAATACTGCCTTCCGATTTAATGTGAACTATACAAATAAGTTAAATGCCCGGTCTACCCTTAAAACAGGAGCGGTTGTAAGCATATTGAATTATGATGTATACAACGACAAAACCATAAATGACAACCAGACCGTACAAGCCAACGAAAATGGAAGTGGCAATATGTATCAATTCTATTCACAATTTCAATATAAACTCAATGAAAAACTGTCCGCAACATTTGGTTTCCATACCACCCATTTTTCCGTTAACGACGATTTTGTTATAGAACCCAGGGTGGGTGCCGAATACAAAATAAACAACAAGCACACACTTAGTGCAGGTTTTGGCATGCACTCCCGCCGCATGCCTTTAATACAATACTTCGTAACCATTGAAAATGATCAAGGCAACATTATTACCCCTAATAAAGACCTTAAATTAATGCGGTCTGCCCATTATGTATTAGGCTACGACTGGCGTATTATTAAAAACGGGCACATAAAACTGGAAGCTTATTACCAGCACTTAAAAAATGTAGCTGTAGATGCCAACCCCTCCTATACAGGATCATTTGTAAACGGCCTGTTTATAGACAGGGAACTTACCGATACAAGTACAGGAAAAAACTATGGTATTGAACTGACTTTTGAGAAATTTTTCTCCAGGCAGTATTATTATTTAATTACCACCTCATTATTTGATGCTAAGTACAAAGCAGTCAATGGTAAGTGGTATGACAGCCGTTACAATTTTAACTATACCATAAATGCCGTAGGCGGAAAAGAATTTAGTATAGGAAAAACTAATAATAACCTATTGGGAGTTAATGCCAAAATACTTTTAAACGGGGGCAAAAGAACGACCCCGTTTGATATAGAACAAACAAACCTTACCGGAGAAGATATGTATATAGAAGACCAACGTAATAAGCTGGAACTGGATGAATATTACAGAGTTGATACAAGCATTTATTACCGCATAAACCGGCCTAAAGTATCACATATTATTTCGCTGGATATTCAAAATGTACTAAACCGGGAAAACGAATACGAACTTTATTATAACCGCGATACTCAAACCGTAGGGAAATATCATCAATTGGGAATGCTTCCTCTTTTAAACTACCGGATTGAATTTTAA